In a single window of the Mugil cephalus isolate CIBA_MC_2020 chromosome 6, CIBA_Mcephalus_1.1, whole genome shotgun sequence genome:
- the LOC125009973 gene encoding GDP-L-fucose synthase-like, whose amino-acid sequence MGDHTAPMRVLVTGGSGLVGRAIQHVVEEQGGAKEGEEWIFLSSKDANLMNVDETRAVFKKHRPTHVIHLAAMVGGLFKNMKHNLDFWRNNIYINDNVLQAAHEVDAVKVVSCLSTCIFPDKTSYPIDETMIHNGPPHESNFGYAYAKRMIDVHNRALSQQHGRRYTAVIPTNVFGPHDNFSIEDGHVLPGLIHKAYIAQKEGKPLTVWGSGSPRRQFIYSLDLARLFLWVLREYPEVDPIILSVGEEDEVSIKEAAEGVVEALGFKGEVVYDTSKADGQFKKTASNAKLRRYLPDFTFTPFKQALKETCDWFVANHDSARK is encoded by the exons atgggTGATCACACAGCTCCGATGAGGGTGTTGGTGACCGGAGGGTCCGGCTTGGTGGGGAGGGCCATACAGCATGTGGTCGAAGAGCAAGGCGGCGCAAAGGAGGGGGAAGAATGGATATTTCTGTCCTCCAAAGATGCCAACCTCAT GAACGTGGACGAAACGCGGGCGGTGTTCAAGAAACATCGGCCCACGCACGTCATCCACCTGGCTGCTATGGTCGGGGGCCTTTTCAAGAACATGAAGCACAACCTGGACTTTTGG AGGAACAACATCTACATCAACGATAACGTGCTGCAGGCGGCACACGAAGTGGACGCGGTCAAGGTTGTCTCCTGCCTGTCCACCTGCATCTTCCCAGATAAAACATCGTATCCCATCGACGAGACCATG ATCCACAACGGTCCACCTCACGAGTCCAACTTCGGCTACGCCTACGCAAAGAGGATGATCGACGTCCACAAcag GGCTCTTTCCCAGCAGCATGGACGTCGCTACACAGCTGTGATTCCCACCAACGTGTTCGGTCCTCATGACAACTTCAGCATCGAGGACGGACACGTGCTGCCGGGCCTCATTCACAAAGCGTACATCGCTCAAA AGGAGGGGAAGCCGCTGACGGTGTGGGGCTCCGGTTCTCCCAGAAGGCAGTTCATTTACTCCCTGGACTTGGCTCGTCTCTTCCTCTGGGTCCTGAGGGAATATCCCGAGGTCGATCCAATCATTCTGTCCG TTGGTGAAGAAGATGAGGTGTCCATCAaggaagcagcagaaggagTTGTTGAGGCTTTGGGATTTAAAGGAGAAGTAGTC TATGACACCAGTAAAGCAGACGGCCAGTTCAAAAAGACGGCGAGCAACGCCAAGCTGCGCCGCTACCTCCCGGACTTCACGTTCACACCCTTCAAACAAG ctttaaaggaAACCTGCGATTGGTTTGTCGCCAATCACGACTCAGCCCGCAAGTGA
- the bmb gene encoding protein brambleberry, whose product MDRVLIRRLHLLLMFILLLCRCPSVSGLFEWLRKTESPPASPPPPPPPSSPPPPALLAKDARFEMATADEKFLAEAKQMELSPLDGCHHRVVSQLKSSCDSLSEEKLAKLGVVLFNCQAETEGRRTFSCTEEMSLKECTADMDPDTWNAYHIVSNRARSVCYATRQQLFRRRAEHTVNALISTATSQLDAMKDLKEGQLELKELTSASLDKLVEGHSALQAQQGKLYEGQEQMESSLRDNLQRLGQEKALIASGQELVAQLIQGITKRMENVSEHLQIHGSEVQESHSEIVRDLADVRHQAQDIYHKIDHSMSEFLQYQDQTSQYYSDLMSKLERMNSTLGFMLHYIDNMQSRIEERFHMIQGYLGWAGLSLTAMWTCVAHACYFVLCAVLLTFLRCPGFTRAALLLTVPLNAVAEVNQQPALDLSGLSLLLLASSLGHWFVCRLWACFQRTGKAAAAAATLPLGPCNVVEPQKESSSHSYPASSTPQKDKKDDIVDQDDLLNQDSFLSGDLCISAVSPPHRKLVLESRFRTPHQSTPRFIAQPVLSAALIEDISPKNLGGAFDAVLDSRNLANDSRSASPTPSLVSNSSMSGRQLCNGVTKTGKPCKKRAVLGQEFCRVHEGGHSSYVQS is encoded by the exons ATGGACCGTGTCCTGATCCGAcgcctccacctcctgctgATGTTCATCCTTCTGCTCTGTCGCTGTCCGTCCGTCAGCGGCTTGTTTGAGTGGCTGAGGAAAACCGAGTCTCCTCCggcatcacctcctcctcctcctcctccttcttctcctcctcctccagcgctCCTAGCAAAGGATGCTCGGTTTGAGATGGCGACTGCAGACGAGAAGTTCTTGGCCGAGGCGAAGCAGATGGAGCTCAGCCCGTTGGACGGCTGCCACCACAGG GTGGTTTCCCAGCTAAAGTCGAGCTGCGACAGCCTCTCGGAGGAAAAGCTCGCGAAGCTCGGGGTGGTTCTGTTTAACTGCCAGGCAGAAACTGAGGGACGCCGGACCTTCTCATGCACAGAGGAAATG TCTCTCAAAGAGTGCACGGCCGACATGGATCCGGACACGTGGAACGCCTACCACATAGTGAGCAACCGAGCGCGCTCCGTGTGCTACGCCACCCGCCAGCAGCTTTTCCGGCGCAGAGCGGAGCACACGGTGAACGCCCTGATCTCCACCGCCACCAGCCAGCTGGACGCCATGAAGGACCTGAAG GAGGGTCAGCTGGAGTTGAAGGAACTGACCTCGGCCTCGCTGGACAAGCTGGTGGAGGGTCACAGCGCTCTGCAGGCTCAGCAGGGGAAACTGTACGAGGGCCAGGAGCAAATGGAGAGTTCGCTGAGGGACAACCTGCAGCGCCTGGGCCAGGAAAAGGCTCTGATCGCCTCTGGACAGGAGCTGGTGGCTCAGCTCATTCAGGGCATCACCAAGAGGATGG AGAATGTGAGCGAGCATCTGCAGATCCACGGCTCCGAGGTGCAGGAGAGTCACAGCGAGATCGTCAGAGACCTGGCAGACGTCCGCCACCAGGCTCAGGACATCTACCACAAGATCG ACCACAGCATGTCGGAGTTCCTCCAGTACCAGGACCAGACCTCGCAGTACTACTCGGACCTGATGAGTAAACTGGAGCGAATGAACAGCACCCTGGGCTTCATGCTGCACTACATCGACAACATGCAGAGCCGGATAGAGGAGAGGTTTCACATGATCCAGGGCTACCTGGGCTGGGCAG GTCTGAGTCTAACAGCCATGTGGACGTGCGTCGCCCACGCCTGCTACTTCGTGCTTTGCGCCGTCCTGCTGACGTTCCTGCGCTGCCCGGGCTTCACTCGAGCCGCGCTGCTGCTCACGGTTCCTCTGAACGCGGTGGCCGAGGTCAACCAGCAGCCGGCGCTGGACCTGTCCGGCCTCAGCCTCCTGCTGCTCGCCTCCTCTCTGG GTCACTGGTTCGTGTGTCGGCTGTGGGCGTGTTTCCAGAGGACGGggaaggcggcggcggcggcggctacGCTACCGCTCGGTCCGTGCAACGTTGTGGAGCCACAGAAGGAGTCGTCGAGCCACTCGTATCCAGCTTCTTCTACACCTCAGAA GGACAAAAAAGACGACATCGTGGACCAAGACGACCTCTTGAATCAGGACAGTTTCTTATCAG gCGACTTGTGCATATCAGCGGTGTCTCCCCCTCACAGGAAGCTGGTCCTCGAGTCCAGGTTCAGGACCCCGCATCAGTCCACTCCCAGGTTTATAGCTCAGCCTGTTCTCTCAGCG gcACTGATTGAAGACATATCCCCGAAGAACCTGGGAGGTGCTTTTGACGCGGTGCTCGACTCTCGTAACTTGGCGAACGACTCTCGTAGCGCGAGTCCAACTCCGTCGCTAGTCAGCAACAG ctccaTGTCCGGCCGCCAGCTGTGCAACGGCGTCACTAAAACGGGGAAACCCTGTAAGAAGAGAGCCGTCCTGGGACAGGAGTTCTGCCGAGTCCACGAGGGAGGACACAGCTCCTACGTTCAGTCCTGA